A part of Streptomyces sp. DSM 40750 genomic DNA contains:
- the yicI gene encoding alpha-xylosidase has translation MKFTDGYWLLREGVTAAHPVEVLDVTATDGGALEVHAPTQPIRHRGDLLKGPVVTISAHAPMPDVIGVTFTHFEGEQPRGPQFELTAEEFTPHTSYDDEHATLTAGDLSVRVSRTGPWHVDFLAHGRPLTTSGPKSMGIMRDASGAHYLREQLNLGVGTSVYGLGERFGPLVKNGQVVDVWNADGGTATEQAYKNVPFYLTDAGYGVFVDHPGKVSFEVASEVVSRVQFSAETQQLTYYVIYGPTPKDILRKYTALTGRPALPPAWSFGLWLSTSFTTSYDEETVTSFIEGMRERRLPLSVFHFDCFWMREFQWCDFEWDPRVFPDPEGMLARLKRRDLRICVWINPYIAQRSPLFAEGKALGHLLRRPDGSVWQWDLWQPGMALVDFTSPAARAWYASKLEALLAQGVDCFKTDFGERVPLDVAWSDGTDPERMHNYYTYLYNRTVFDVLRKHRGEGEAVLFARSATVGSQRFPVHWGGDCESTYESMAESLRGGLSLGLSGFGYWSHDIGGFEGTPSPALFKRWIAFGLLSSHSRLHGSSSYRVPWLFDDESVDVLRKFTHLKLSLMPYLYEAARTAHAEGVPMMRAMVLEFPDDPGCAHLERQYMLGPDLLVAPVFSDEGDVTYYVPEGTWTRFPTGGTVTGPRWVRERHDFTSVPLLVRPGAVVPVGEVTDRPDYDHADGVTLHAYGLAHGAQVMVPVGDSTFTVVREGNVLRASCSEPRAPWGLAVGDREVRAEAGTGFLTMDLDPEETESA, from the coding sequence ATGAAGTTCACCGACGGCTACTGGCTGCTCCGCGAAGGCGTCACCGCGGCCCATCCGGTCGAGGTCCTCGATGTCACCGCCACGGACGGCGGCGCCCTGGAGGTCCACGCCCCGACCCAGCCCATCCGCCACCGCGGCGACCTGCTGAAGGGACCGGTCGTGACGATCAGTGCCCACGCCCCGATGCCCGACGTCATCGGCGTGACATTCACACACTTCGAGGGCGAACAGCCACGCGGCCCGCAATTCGAGCTCACCGCCGAGGAGTTCACCCCCCACACCTCCTACGACGACGAACACGCCACCCTCACCGCCGGAGATCTGTCGGTACGCGTCTCCCGCACCGGCCCCTGGCACGTCGACTTCCTCGCCCACGGCCGCCCCCTCACCACCAGCGGCCCCAAGTCGATGGGCATCATGCGCGACGCCTCCGGCGCCCACTACCTCCGCGAACAGCTCAACCTCGGCGTCGGCACCTCCGTCTACGGCCTCGGCGAACGCTTCGGCCCGCTCGTCAAGAACGGCCAGGTCGTCGACGTCTGGAACGCCGACGGCGGCACGGCCACCGAACAGGCGTACAAGAACGTGCCGTTCTATCTCACCGACGCGGGCTACGGCGTCTTCGTCGACCACCCCGGCAAGGTGTCCTTCGAGGTCGCCTCGGAGGTCGTGTCGAGGGTCCAGTTCAGCGCGGAGACCCAGCAGCTGACGTACTACGTCATCTACGGCCCGACCCCGAAGGACATCCTCCGCAAGTACACGGCCCTCACCGGCCGCCCCGCCCTCCCGCCCGCCTGGTCGTTCGGCCTCTGGCTGTCCACGTCCTTCACCACCTCCTACGACGAGGAGACGGTGACCTCGTTCATCGAGGGCATGCGGGAGCGGCGGCTGCCTCTCTCCGTCTTCCACTTCGACTGCTTCTGGATGCGCGAGTTCCAGTGGTGCGACTTCGAGTGGGACCCCCGGGTCTTCCCGGACCCGGAGGGCATGCTGGCCCGCCTCAAACGCCGTGACCTGCGGATCTGCGTCTGGATCAACCCGTACATCGCCCAGCGCTCCCCCCTGTTCGCGGAGGGCAAGGCGCTGGGTCATCTCCTCCGCAGACCCGACGGCAGCGTCTGGCAGTGGGACCTCTGGCAGCCCGGCATGGCCCTCGTCGACTTCACCAGCCCGGCGGCCCGCGCGTGGTACGCGTCGAAGCTGGAGGCGCTGCTCGCGCAGGGTGTCGACTGCTTCAAGACGGACTTCGGCGAGCGGGTGCCCCTGGACGTGGCCTGGTCCGACGGCACGGACCCGGAGCGGATGCACAACTACTACACGTACCTCTACAACCGCACGGTCTTCGACGTCCTCCGCAAACACCGGGGCGAGGGCGAGGCGGTGCTCTTCGCCCGCTCGGCGACGGTGGGCAGCCAACGCTTCCCCGTCCACTGGGGCGGCGACTGCGAGTCCACGTACGAGTCGATGGCCGAGTCCCTGCGCGGCGGCCTCTCCCTGGGCCTCTCCGGCTTCGGCTACTGGAGCCACGACATCGGCGGCTTCGAGGGCACGCCCTCCCCCGCGCTCTTCAAACGCTGGATCGCCTTCGGCCTGCTCTCCTCCCACAGCCGCCTGCACGGCTCGTCGTCGTACCGCGTCCCGTGGCTCTTCGACGACGAATCGGTCGACGTCCTACGGAAGTTCACCCACCTCAAGCTCAGCCTGATGCCCTACCTCTACGAGGCCGCGCGCACCGCCCACGCCGAGGGGGTGCCGATGATGCGCGCGATGGTGCTGGAGTTCCCGGACGATCCCGGCTGCGCGCATCTGGAGCGGCAGTACATGCTCGGCCCGGACCTCCTCGTCGCGCCGGTGTTCAGCGACGAGGGCGACGTCACGTACTACGTCCCCGAGGGCACCTGGACCCGCTTCCCGACCGGCGGCACGGTCACCGGCCCCCGCTGGGTCCGCGAACGCCACGACTTCACAAGCGTCCCGCTCCTCGTCCGTCCCGGCGCGGTCGTCCCGGTCGGCGAGGTGACGGACCGCCCGGACTACGACCACGCCGACGGGGTCACCCTGCACGCGTACGGCCTCGCCCACGGCGCCCAGGTCATGGTCCCCGTCGGCGACTCGACCTTCACGGTCGTCCGGGAGGGCAACGTACTGCGCGCCTCGTGCAGCGAACCGAGGGCGCCGTGGGGGCTCGCGGTGGGCGACCGCGAGGTCCGGGCGGAGGCGGGCACGGGCTTTCTGACCATGGACCTGGACCCGGAAGAAACGGAGTCGGCGTGA
- a CDS encoding LacI family DNA-binding transcriptional regulator, giving the protein MTVKITDVARHAGVSPSTVSYALSGKRPISAETRARVEASIRELGYRPHAGARALASSKSNVLAMVVPLRAGINVPVVMRFAVSAVTTAREHDHDVLLLTQEEGEEGLRRVADTALVDALIVMDVQLHDPRLPLLRTLDRPSVLIGFPAEPSGLTCIDLDFRAAGELCVQHLAGLGHRVVGLIGSPPEVYVRQTSFAQRVVQGFTSAATRNGMASTVHPCEPTPAAARAVAERLLREQPALTGVVVHNEAILDPLLDAFEHLGLRIPADLSITALCPDDLAESLRVPITSIAIPSAEVGEQAVDLLMKKLDGVAVPQATLLPPRLTVRASTARRVAG; this is encoded by the coding sequence GTGACGGTGAAGATCACTGATGTGGCCCGGCACGCGGGCGTCTCCCCCAGCACCGTCTCGTACGCCCTCAGCGGCAAGCGCCCGATCTCGGCGGAGACCCGGGCGCGGGTCGAGGCGTCCATCCGCGAGCTGGGCTACCGCCCGCACGCGGGCGCCCGGGCCCTGGCCAGCAGCAAGTCCAACGTGCTGGCGATGGTGGTGCCGTTACGGGCCGGCATCAACGTGCCGGTGGTCATGCGGTTCGCGGTCTCGGCGGTCACGACGGCCCGCGAACACGACCACGACGTACTGCTGTTGACGCAGGAGGAGGGCGAGGAGGGCCTGCGCCGGGTCGCGGACACGGCCCTGGTGGACGCGCTGATCGTGATGGACGTCCAACTCCACGATCCACGGCTGCCGTTGCTGCGCACACTGGACCGCCCGTCGGTCCTGATCGGCTTCCCCGCCGAGCCGTCCGGCCTGACCTGCATCGACCTGGACTTCAGGGCGGCGGGCGAGCTGTGCGTGCAACACCTGGCGGGCCTCGGCCATCGCGTGGTGGGCCTGATCGGCTCCCCGCCCGAGGTCTACGTCCGCCAGACCTCCTTCGCCCAACGCGTCGTCCAGGGCTTCACCTCCGCCGCCACCCGCAACGGCATGGCCTCCACGGTCCACCCCTGCGAGCCCACCCCCGCGGCCGCCCGCGCGGTGGCCGAACGCCTCCTCCGCGAACAGCCGGCCCTCACCGGCGTGGTGGTCCACAACGAGGCGATCCTGGACCCACTCCTGGACGCCTTCGAACACCTGGGCCTGCGCATCCCCGCCGACCTCTCCATCACCGCCCTCTGCCCCGACGACCTCGCCGAGTCCCTCCGCGTCCCCATCACCTCGATCGCCATCCCGTCGGCCGAGGTGGGCGAGCAGGCAGTGGACCTCCTGATGAAAAAGCTTGATGGCGTCGCCGTACCCCAGGCCACGCTGCTGCCACCCCGCCTGACCGTGCGGGCGAGCACGGCACGCCGGGTGGCCGGGTGA
- the smpB gene encoding SsrA-binding protein SmpB yields the protein MYVPKESQPKQGGTAAQGRDGEKGGKRKIVAQNKKARHDYAIIDTYEAGLVLTGTEVKSLREGRTSLTDGFVQIDRGEAWLHNAHIPEYHQGSWTNHSARRKRKLLLHREEIDKLEAKAQETGHTIVPLALYFKDGRAKAEIALARGKKEYDKRQTLREKQDRRESDRAIAAVKRKERA from the coding sequence ATGTACGTACCGAAGGAGTCCCAGCCCAAGCAGGGCGGGACGGCCGCCCAGGGCCGGGACGGCGAGAAGGGCGGCAAGCGCAAGATCGTCGCCCAGAACAAGAAGGCCCGGCACGACTACGCGATCATCGACACCTATGAGGCGGGCCTCGTACTCACCGGTACCGAGGTCAAGTCGCTGCGCGAGGGACGCACCTCGCTGACCGACGGCTTCGTCCAGATCGACCGGGGTGAGGCCTGGCTGCACAACGCCCACATCCCCGAGTACCACCAGGGCAGCTGGACCAACCACTCCGCGCGCCGCAAGCGCAAGCTGCTCCTGCACCGCGAGGAGATCGACAAGCTGGAGGCCAAGGCCCAGGAGACGGGTCACACCATCGTGCCCCTCGCGCTGTACTTCAAGGACGGCCGGGCGAAGGCCGAGATCGCGCTCGCGCGCGGCAAGAAGGAGTACGACAAGCGGCAGACCCTGCGGGAGAAGCAGGACCGGCGGGAGTCGGACCGCGCGATCGCGGCGGTGAAGCGCAAGGAGCGGGCGTAG
- a CDS encoding S41 family peptidase has translation MSGRDLFSQPRRIGRGAALALVFASVLATGAATGSFDGPQRGTASAVERPRSTPADKEQDVADAAAEAMAEGTSPVEAAERAVSRSGDRWGAVYSEGEYEEFEEALDGEYTGVGLWARLERDGRIEVTRVQDGSPAAGAGIRAGDRLVSVDGEKVDGRPVTEVVALLRGDAIDGRSGTTDTPESAAAGTKVTLELQRSTRTWHETLRRARLSTEDVTVSHIAGGVAVIKVDAFTKGSGDLVRAAVEQAADASGFVLDLRGNSGGLVTEAVTAASAFLDGGLVATYDVNGEQQALHADPGGDTARPLVALVDGGTMSAAELLTGALQDRGRAVVVGSRTFGKGSVQMPSRLPDGSVAELTVGHYRTPSGRGVDGSGITPDLEADEDALQRAETVLSGLGQ, from the coding sequence ATGTCAGGCCGCGACCTGTTCTCCCAGCCCCGCCGCATCGGCCGCGGGGCCGCCCTGGCACTGGTCTTCGCGAGCGTGCTCGCCACGGGCGCCGCGACCGGCTCCTTCGACGGCCCGCAGCGCGGGACGGCCTCCGCCGTCGAGAGGCCCCGCTCCACCCCGGCCGACAAGGAACAGGACGTCGCCGACGCCGCCGCCGAGGCCATGGCCGAGGGCACGTCCCCCGTGGAGGCCGCCGAGCGCGCCGTCAGCCGCAGCGGCGACCGGTGGGGCGCGGTCTACTCCGAGGGCGAGTACGAGGAGTTCGAGGAGGCCCTCGACGGCGAGTACACCGGCGTCGGCCTCTGGGCCCGGCTGGAGCGCGACGGCCGTATCGAGGTGACCCGGGTGCAGGACGGCTCGCCCGCGGCCGGCGCCGGGATCCGCGCGGGCGACCGGCTGGTCAGCGTCGACGGCGAGAAGGTCGACGGCCGCCCGGTCACCGAGGTCGTCGCCTTACTCCGCGGCGACGCGATCGACGGGAGGAGCGGGACCACCGACACCCCCGAGAGCGCGGCCGCCGGTACGAAGGTGACGCTGGAGTTGCAGCGCTCCACCCGGACCTGGCACGAGACCCTGCGCCGGGCACGTCTGTCCACCGAGGACGTGACCGTCAGCCACATCGCCGGCGGGGTCGCCGTCATCAAGGTCGACGCGTTCACCAAGGGCTCCGGCGATCTCGTACGGGCCGCCGTCGAGCAGGCCGCCGACGCCTCCGGCTTCGTCCTCGATCTTCGCGGCAACTCCGGCGGCCTGGTCACCGAGGCCGTCACCGCCGCCTCCGCCTTCCTCGACGGCGGCCTCGTCGCCACGTACGACGTCAACGGCGAGCAGCAGGCCCTGCACGCCGACCCCGGCGGCGACACCGCCAGACCCCTGGTCGCGCTCGTCGACGGCGGCACGATGAGCGCGGCCGAGCTGCTCACCGGGGCTCTCCAGGACCGCGGCCGCGCGGTGGTCGTGGGCTCCCGCACCTTCGGCAAGGGCTCGGTCCAGATGCCGAGCCGCCTCCCCGACGGCTCCGTCGCCGAACTGACCGTCGGCCACTACCGCACCCCCTCCGGCCGCGGCGTCGACGGCAGCGGCATCACCCCCGACCTCGAAGCGGACGAGGACGCCCTCCAGCGGGCCGAGACGGTACTGAGCGGCCTCGGGCAGTGA
- the ftsX gene encoding permease-like cell division protein FtsX: MRAQFVLSEIGVGLRRNLTMTFAVIVSVALSLALFGGSLLMSDQVSQMKGFWYDKVNVSVFLCNKSDAESDPNCAKGAVTTEQKNQIKSDLNKMSVVDNVAYESQDQAYKHYKEQFGDSPLASSLTPDQMQESYRIKLKDPEKYQVIASAFNGRDGVQSVQDQKGILDNLFRLLGYLNWAARGVMAVMLVVALLLIVNTVRVSAFSRRRETGIMRLVGASGFYIQAPFIMEAAVAGVIGGSIACAILMLGQYFVIDNGASLSTNLPLINFVGWDAVLTKLPLILAASFLMPALAAFFALRKYLKV; encoded by the coding sequence ATGCGCGCCCAGTTCGTCCTCTCGGAGATCGGTGTCGGTCTCCGCCGCAACCTCACGATGACCTTCGCGGTCATCGTCTCCGTCGCCCTCTCCCTCGCCCTGTTCGGCGGATCGCTGCTGATGAGCGACCAGGTCAGCCAGATGAAGGGTTTCTGGTACGACAAGGTCAACGTGTCGGTCTTCCTCTGCAACAAGAGCGACGCGGAGTCCGACCCCAACTGCGCCAAGGGCGCGGTCACGACCGAGCAGAAGAACCAGATCAAGTCCGATCTGAACAAGATGTCGGTCGTCGACAACGTCGCCTACGAGTCGCAGGACCAGGCGTACAAGCACTACAAGGAGCAGTTCGGCGACTCCCCGCTGGCCAGCAGCCTCACCCCGGACCAGATGCAGGAGTCGTACCGGATCAAGCTGAAGGACCCGGAGAAGTACCAGGTCATCGCAAGCGCCTTCAACGGGCGTGACGGTGTGCAGTCGGTGCAGGACCAGAAGGGCATCCTGGACAACCTGTTCCGGCTCCTCGGCTATCTGAACTGGGCGGCGCGCGGTGTGATGGCGGTCATGCTGGTCGTGGCGCTGCTGCTGATCGTCAACACGGTGCGTGTCTCGGCGTTCAGCCGCCGGCGTGAGACCGGGATCATGCGGCTGGTCGGCGCGTCCGGCTTCTACATCCAGGCGCCGTTCATCATGGAGGCCGCGGTCGCCGGCGTCATCGGCGGCTCGATCGCCTGCGCCATCCTGATGCTGGGGCAGTACTTCGTGATCGACAACGGGGCGTCCCTGTCGACGAACCTGCCGCTGATCAATTTCGTCGGCTGGGACGCGGTCCTGACCAAGCTGCCGCTCATCCTCGCGGCGAGCTTCCTGATGCCCGCCTTGGCCGCTTTCTTCGCGTTGCGCAAGTACCTGAAGGTGTGA